A single region of the Cyanobacteria bacterium FACHB-DQ100 genome encodes:
- a CDS encoding ATP-binding cassette domain-containing protein, protein MAVTHSIVPESIPSTSQEVILSVNGVSKKFCRDLKRSLFYGIHDISSELAGRRRSRTSLRSHEFWALHDISFELRRGEALGLVGKNGSGKSTLLRIISGLIRPDQGQVEVRGRVAPLIALGAGFNPILTGRENIYANLSILGLSKPQIDRVFDQVLEFAEINDAIDSPVQSYSSGMAARLGFACAIHTEPDILLLDEVLAVGDLRFRAKCYRRLAELRDRGVAFILVSHSSNTILSKCDTALYLSKGQLILSGDAAVVTRRYENELFLEGAPPATGELQRPQRATHESSGLDITGVFFRDRNATKITTPISGEKLDLCIQSEARHSIAETNMVVSIRERAGEGDKVLVLSTLHDKTPIRVTAGANEIRVEFPYLGLKPGSYLLDLHLYQGNYILLDSIKEFSFAVEGTGSMSECSFYQPRCWTAVQTEAE, encoded by the coding sequence ATGGCTGTCACCCATTCAATCGTTCCTGAATCGATCCCGTCGACTTCGCAAGAGGTGATTCTCTCGGTAAATGGAGTCTCTAAAAAGTTCTGTCGAGATTTGAAGCGATCGCTCTTTTATGGCATTCATGACATTAGCTCAGAATTAGCCGGTCGCAGACGCTCCCGTACCTCGTTGCGGTCTCATGAATTCTGGGCATTACACGATATTAGCTTTGAACTGCGACGCGGAGAAGCACTCGGACTGGTCGGCAAAAATGGCAGCGGCAAGTCTACGCTGCTGCGGATTATCTCAGGCTTGATCCGACCCGATCAAGGACAGGTCGAGGTTCGCGGTCGCGTTGCTCCTTTGATTGCGCTTGGAGCCGGGTTTAATCCGATCCTTACAGGACGAGAAAATATCTACGCCAATCTGTCGATTTTAGGCCTGAGCAAACCGCAGATCGATCGCGTATTTGATCAAGTCCTAGAGTTTGCTGAAATCAATGATGCAATCGATTCTCCGGTACAAAGTTATAGTTCGGGAATGGCAGCGCGATTAGGCTTTGCCTGTGCCATTCATACTGAACCGGACATTCTGCTGCTCGATGAAGTCTTAGCGGTTGGCGATTTGAGATTTCGAGCCAAGTGCTACCGCCGACTGGCAGAACTGCGCGATCGCGGAGTTGCGTTTATTTTGGTGTCGCATAGTTCCAACACGATTCTGTCGAAGTGCGATACAGCCCTGTATTTATCGAAAGGACAGCTAATTCTGTCGGGGGATGCGGCAGTCGTGACGCGACGGTATGAAAATGAACTATTTCTAGAGGGTGCACCGCCTGCAACCGGAGAACTTCAACGCCCGCAGCGAGCCACGCACGAAAGTTCTGGATTAGATATTACCGGAGTCTTTTTCCGCGATCGCAATGCCACTAAAATTACAACGCCGATCAGCGGAGAAAAGCTAGATCTTTGTATTCAATCCGAAGCACGGCATTCGATTGCTGAAACAAATATGGTTGTCTCCATTCGAGAGCGAGCAGGAGAAGGAGATAAAGTTTTAGTGCTGAGTACTCTACATGACAAAACTCCGATTCGTGTCACTGCTGGAGCGAATGAGATTCGAGTTGAATTTCCTTACCTTGGGCTAAAACCTGGCTCTTACTTATTAGATCTACATCTCTATCAGGGCAACTACATTTTGCTTGATTCGATCAAGGAATTTAGCTTTGCAGTAGAAGGAACAGGCAGCATGAGCGAATGTTCATTTTATCAGCCTCGATGCTGGACTGCCGTTCAGACCGAAGCGGAATGA
- a CDS encoding ABC transporter permease, which yields MWFDLLGSRSLAWQLIRRDISAKYRQSFLGLFWAFLPALIMAAGFSLARGSGVINIGKTDLPYPAYIMFSMTLWQTFVEALNAPVQAVAGAKSMLCRVNFPREALILAKLGEVGFNFGIKLIFIVALFLWFRIPVTWSAILAPVALIHLIAFGTFLGLLLAPISALYQDVSMALTLMTGLWLFVTPVVYPIPQTGAFAQIVALNPVTPLLVTVRELATTGIVSNPTGFWIASAIALFGLLFAWIFYRLALPFVVERISS from the coding sequence ATGTGGTTCGATCTCTTAGGGTCACGATCTCTTGCATGGCAACTGATACGGCGTGATATTAGCGCCAAGTACCGTCAATCTTTCCTCGGTCTATTCTGGGCATTCTTGCCCGCCCTGATCATGGCGGCTGGCTTTAGCCTTGCAAGAGGAAGCGGTGTCATTAATATCGGCAAAACGGATTTGCCTTACCCCGCTTATATTATGTTCAGCATGACGTTATGGCAGACCTTTGTTGAAGCATTAAACGCACCTGTACAAGCAGTTGCAGGCGCGAAATCTATGCTTTGTCGCGTGAATTTTCCGCGTGAGGCATTGATTCTCGCAAAGCTTGGTGAAGTTGGATTTAACTTTGGCATTAAGCTAATTTTCATTGTTGCATTGTTCTTATGGTTTCGCATTCCCGTAACCTGGAGTGCAATTCTGGCTCCTGTCGCGCTGATTCATCTCATCGCCTTTGGCACATTTTTAGGCTTGCTACTAGCTCCGATCAGCGCTCTGTACCAGGATGTTTCGATGGCACTCACGCTGATGACAGGACTGTGGCTGTTTGTCACACCAGTCGTGTATCCCATTCCTCAGACTGGCGCTTTTGCACAGATTGTGGCGCTCAATCCGGTGACTCCGCTCTTGGTCACAGTTCGAGAGTTAGCAACCACGGGGATTGTGTCGAATCCTACCGGATTCTGGATTGCAAGCGCGATCGCGCTGTTTGGCTTACTGTTTGCTTGGATTTTTTATCGGCTAGCGCTTCCGTTTGTTGTTGAGAGAATTAGTTCTTGA
- a CDS encoding decaprenyl-phosphate phosphoribosyltransferase yields MTTPLLDPRAEKTQRKASLFPYVIALRPHQWTKNLVVFAAPLFAFSIRLETVLESVFAFALFCCVSSSFYLINDIADVKDDRAHPIKCKRPIASGAVKIPVAVGMAVTLLTSALVFAFLHSIALGFTMISYAALQTAYNLRLKRMVILDIIAIAMGFVLRAYAGASATEIRLSIWFVLCTAMLALFLGIEKRKAELRLLQRKGGKTRSVLRKYSMSLLTRMESTVVTGTVLTYALWSAGPKLSGASTPWMVITLPFVLYGVFRYQLLSEIIGDDPECDKTERPDEVLLTDLPILLTVLSWVATVFAILLLKHYEILQ; encoded by the coding sequence ATGACAACCCCTCTACTCGATCCGAGAGCCGAAAAAACGCAGCGCAAGGCTAGTCTTTTTCCCTATGTGATTGCTCTGCGCCCCCACCAGTGGACAAAGAATTTAGTTGTCTTTGCGGCTCCTCTGTTTGCCTTTTCAATCCGCCTAGAGACAGTTCTTGAGAGTGTATTTGCGTTTGCGCTCTTTTGCTGTGTTTCTAGCAGTTTTTACTTAATTAACGACATTGCAGATGTCAAAGACGATCGCGCTCATCCCATTAAATGTAAACGCCCGATCGCGTCTGGAGCCGTCAAGATTCCCGTCGCGGTTGGGATGGCAGTTACGCTCTTGACTAGTGCTTTGGTTTTTGCGTTTCTGCACTCAATAGCGTTAGGTTTTACGATGATCAGCTATGCTGCTCTTCAGACGGCGTATAATCTTCGGCTCAAGCGCATGGTGATTTTAGACATCATCGCGATTGCAATGGGGTTTGTGCTGCGAGCTTACGCGGGAGCAAGCGCGACTGAGATTCGGCTCTCGATTTGGTTCGTGCTGTGTACCGCAATGTTGGCATTGTTTCTAGGCATTGAGAAACGTAAGGCAGAATTGAGACTGCTACAGCGCAAGGGCGGAAAAACGCGATCGGTGTTACGCAAATATTCGATGTCCCTGTTGACCCGGATGGAAAGTACCGTCGTCACAGGAACGGTGCTGACTTACGCACTTTGGAGCGCGGGGCCAAAACTGTCAGGTGCCTCGACTCCTTGGATGGTGATCACATTACCGTTTGTGCTGTATGGCGTATTTCGGTATCAGTTACTGAGCGAAATCATTGGGGATGATCCAGAGTGCGACAAAACGGAGCGACCCGATGAAGTGCTGCTGACGGATCTGCCCATTTTGCTCACTGTGCTTTCCTGGGTCGCTACTGTTTTTGCGATTTTGCTGCTCAAGCACTATGAAATTCTTCAGTAA
- a CDS encoding response regulator transcription factor, which translates to MVLQVDRKSSILLVDDDLNFVTLMTGYLAHHGYDVTTAGTGKQAIERLSDVKPDLILSDVGMPEMDGYEFAETLRTSPESNWIPIIFLSARDQTHDRVRGLSAGAMAYMTKPLDLAELNAQIESALRSSQLIQQSRAKRAESRIAVPDGVRLTNTELTVARLVAQGLSNLEIAQRLNASKRTIESHISHMLKKTLLSNRTELSRWIIENNME; encoded by the coding sequence ATGGTTTTGCAAGTAGACAGAAAGAGTTCAATCCTATTGGTCGATGATGATCTAAACTTTGTCACGCTGATGACTGGATATTTAGCACACCACGGATATGACGTGACGACCGCCGGAACGGGGAAACAAGCGATCGAGCGGTTAAGCGATGTGAAGCCGGATCTGATTCTCTCAGATGTTGGAATGCCGGAAATGGATGGCTATGAGTTTGCAGAGACTCTCCGTACATCGCCAGAAAGTAATTGGATTCCAATTATTTTTCTTTCTGCACGGGATCAAACTCACGATCGCGTGCGTGGATTAAGTGCGGGGGCAATGGCTTACATGACCAAGCCGCTTGATCTTGCAGAGTTGAACGCGCAAATTGAATCAGCGCTACGATCGTCTCAGTTGATTCAGCAAAGTCGAGCCAAGCGAGCAGAGTCTAGAATTGCAGTGCCTGATGGCGTGAGATTGACGAATACAGAATTAACTGTGGCGCGATTGGTGGCGCAGGGATTGTCGAATTTAGAGATTGCTCAGCGACTGAATGCGAGTAAGCGGACGATCGAAAGTCACATTAGTCATATGTTAAAAAAGACGCTGTTGAGCAATCGAACCGAACTATCGCGCTGGATTATCGAAAATAATATGGAATGA